The Sinorhizobium sp. B11 genomic interval AGAGCAGCGTGTGGCCAAAGGCATCGAGATAGAGCGGATCGGCGAACAGGCGACGGTAGTTATCAAACCATACGAAGCTCGTTTTGAAGCCGAAGGCGTCCTGGCGCAGGAATGACTGCCAGAACGCGGTTGCGGCCGGCCAGAGAAAAAAAACTATTGTCACAAGGATCTGCGGGGCAATCAGCAGATAAGGGAGAAGCTTGCCCGGAAAGACAGTCCGTTTGGTTTGCATGAGCCCTCACGTCCCGATGGGTTGATGGGCGAAGGGCCGGTATGAACCGGCCCTTCGGTAGGGACTACTGATTGGCGGACTGGAAATCGCGCAGCTGTTCGTTGCCGCGTGTGACGACGGAATCGAGCGCTTCCTTGGCGGTCTTCTTGCCTGACAGAAGGGCAGCGAATTCATCATCGATGATGCCGCGAACCTGAACGTAATTGCCAAAACGGATACCCTTGGAATTCTCCGTCGGGGTCACGCGCGTCAGCTGCTTGATGCCGATGTCCGAACCAGGGTTCTTTGCGTAATAGCCTTGATCCTGGCCGAGCTTGTAGGCCGCTTCGGTGATCGGCAGGTAGCCGGAGAACTGGTGCCAGTCGGCCTGAACCTCAGGCTTTTGCAGATAGGTGTAGAACTTCGCGACACCCTTATATTCTTCCTCTGGCCGTCCCTTCAGCGTCCACAGCGTGGCGCCGCCGATGATGGAATTCAGAGGCTGCTGGATGACATCATTATAGTAGGGCAGAGGGGCAAAACCGACTTCGAAACCCTTGGCATTGTTCACGACGCCAGCCCGGCCGGCCGATGAGTTCATGTACATGGCGCATTCCTGCGAATAGAACATCGGCGGGGCATTGTCGCCGCCGCCAGGACCGCCGAACTTGAACAGGCCTTCGTCCTGCCACTTCTTCAAATTGTCCCAATGACGCACCGTCAGGTCATTGTTGAAGGTGAACTCTGCATCGAGGCCGCCAAAGCCGTTGGCCTTGGTCGAATAGGGCTTGTCGTGCAGCGCATTGAGGTTCTCAGTCTGAATCCAGGAGATCCAGGCGCTGGTGAAACCGCATTTGGCCGCACCGGACTGCATGATCTTGCGAGAAAATGCCTCGACATCGGCCCAGGTCTTTGGCGGCGTTTCCGGATCAAGGCCCGCCTTTTTGAAGATATCCTTGTTATAATACATGATCGGGGTCGAAGAATTGAACGGCAGGGACAGGACGTTGCCGTTCGTGTCCGAATAGTATCCGACGACCGGGGCGATGAACTGGCTCTGGTCCCAAGCCTCGCCTTCGTCTTTCATGAGCTGATACACGGGATAGATCGCGCCTTGCGCGGCCATCATCGTTCCTGTTCCAACCTCGTAGACCTGGACGATCGCCGGCTGCTGGTTGGCGCGAAAAGCCGCAATGGCGCCGGTCAGGGTTTCGTCATAGGTGCCCTTGAAGACGGGAACGATCTCGTAGTCGCTTTGCGACGCGTTGAACCCCTTGGCGATCTCCTCCAGTTTTGCACCGTTCTCGCCACCCATCGCATGCCACCATTGAATCTTGGTTGCCGCCATGGCCGGCGCGCTCAAGGACAGGCTCAGCAGGCCCGCGGATAGATAACAAGCAGCCTTATTCATCTCTCACTCCCAATGTTGATCCGTGGAGCCTCCCGCTCCGAATGCGACGCGAACCCTACCAGCTGACATTCATATTGCAATCAATTAATGTTCAAATGAACATCCGTATCAAAGTAACGCTTCGACGGGCTCGGTAAAATTAGGGAGATTCGGGAAAATCGCGGTGGGCTTCGTGCATTTTCGCACGATCTTACACATCTTGCCGACATAGATGAACCTTGACAAAAAGACAGACGTTCGAATGAACATATGGCAGATATCGAAATGGCAGGATGTGCCGCTCGCCGTTTCGAGCTGTCTAACTGGGTCGGGAACGCAAGCCGCGCGCCGATTCGTAACGATTGGCCGGTGACAAAGAAGTGTGCCGGAGCTCAGATCACGCAAATGGCGGATAGCCGCAGTTCAGGACGCAGAACCGGTCAGACCGCCCACACCCGAGTGGTCCGTTCAGGGCCGACGTTCGTCCGCGGCCCGATCTTCCCTATTCCAAGCGCCACCGGGACCGATCTTGAAATCGCCCCCCACTTCTTCCGAGCGAAACCGCGGTTCGGCAGATCTGCGCCCATTCAGGTGCGAGGCCGATTGAGACGAGCGACAAAAGGTGCGGTCACAGATACGTAACCGCAAACAATCAGCCATTTGCCTCGCTATTTGCCGACGCCTTGGCTGAGCCCTCTGATGAACTGCCGCGAGAAAATCACGTAGAGCGCGACGAGTGGCACGACGCCAAGCGTCAATGCGGCAAGAAGGGCCGGATAGTCGCTGAGAAACTGACCGACAAACTGCTGAACACCGAGCGTCACAGTCTGGTTGGCCTTGCCAGGCGCCAGGATCAGCGGGAACCAGAGGTCGTTCCAGACCGGCAGCATGGTCAGCGTCGCGACTGCAGCAAGGCCAGGTTTGACCACTGGCAGCACGATGCGGAAGGTTCGGAATTCGCCCGCGCCATCCATGCGCGCCGCTTCCTTGATCTCCGTCGGCACGGTGCGGAAATAGGCCATCATCAGGGTGACCGCGATCGGTATGCTCATCGCCGTATAGACCAGGATCAGCGCCGTCAGCGTATCGACGAGGCCCCAGGTGATCATGATCTTCAGGATCGGCACGGTGCCGAGGCGGATCGGCAGCATGATGCCGACCACGAAAAGCGCGGCGATCACTGGCGTGATCTTCAGACGGTATTCCGTCAGGCCGTAGGCGGCGAGCGCCGAAAGGACCACAGTCAACACGATCGTCGAGACCGTAACGATCAGGCTGTTGCGATAGTTCAGCAAGAAATTGCCACGGGTGAAGACACGAATATAGCCGTCGACGCTGAAGGTCGCCGCTGTCGGCAGGTCGAAGGGACCGCCGAAAATGGCGGGTGTCGTCTTGAACGAATTCAGAATGACGACGCAGATCGGGCCGAGCGCCAGAAGCACGAAGAAGATGAGCAGCCCGTGGACGATGAGCCGGTCGAGCAACATGCGGTGGCGGCTCGTGCCGTAGAAGGTGGAACTAACCTTGCTGGACGATAACATCTGTTCCGCTCACTAGATCTGATGGGCCTGGAGGCGGCGCTGGACCAGCCAGAAATAGGCGCCGGTCACGAGAAGAATGATGACGAAAATGACCGTCGCCACCGTCGCGCCGAGATCGAGATCGGCGACCTGGCCGCTCGATCCGAAGAAGGTTCGGTAAAACAGCGTCCCGAGAATATCGGTGCTGTAGTTCGGCCCGGGGGCGGATCCGTTCAGCGCAAAGATCAGGTCGAACCCATTGAAGGTCCAGATATAGGTCAGGATGACGATCAGGCCGAACTGCGGAGCGATCAGCGGGAACTTGATCTTCCAGAAGATCCGCCAGTTTCCTGCGCCATCGAGACGGGCGGCCTCGATGATATCTTCGGGGACAGCAAGAAGCGCGCTGTAGAGAAAGAGCATGGGTATGCCGACATATTGCCAGACCGACATCAGCGAGATCGTCGGCAGGGCCGTCATCTCGTTGCCGAGCAGCGGGAAGCCGACGAGGCCCCAGAGCGGATTGATGATCAGCCGCCAGATGAAGCCGACGATGACGACCGAAAGTGTGGCCGGTACGAAAAGCAGCGTGCGGTAGATGCCCTCGGAACGGCCGAGAAGCCCGGATGTCAGAAGCCCGGCCATCAACAGGCCGATCGGCACTTCGACGATCAGGTGAATGAGGAAGAATTCGCAATTGTTCATGAGCGCGTTCCAGAAACGGGCGCTCGTGACCGGATGCGTGAAGAGATAATAGTAGTTTGCCATCCCCACGAACACGCGACCACCGGGGCTATCCGTATCGAAGAAGCTCATGACGATCGATGCCGCGAGCGGCAGAACGGCGAAGGCGAGATAGATTGCGAGCGCTGGCAGCACAAACAGAAAAAGGCTCCAGCGAGCCGTCGCAGGACGTGTCACCCGGTATCTCCGTAGTCTCGGCGCCGGGTAGGCCGGCGGGTATCGGAAGCCTCGCGTACCGGTACAGCCGGTACGCGAGGGGCTCTTTCTTACTTCTTCTGCGGTGCGTACCAGGATGCAAGACCGGCCTGCAGTTCGGCTGCCGCCTTTTCCGGTGTGACGTCGTCACCGATCATCATCGTCTGCAGCACGCGCCAGATTTCGTCATCGAGCGGCGGGTTGCCTGCGCTCAGACGGTCCAGCGCCAGGCGCGGGGTCAGCTTGGCGCCCGTCTTCAGGTCGGCGAATTTCTGCGCCAGCGCATTGGTATAGGCAACGGGTGTGCTGCTCATGGCAAAGAAGCCGGGCGCGGCATTGACGTAGAGTTCCTGGAACTCCGGCGTCCCAAGCCAGGCGAGGAAAGTCTTTGCGGCATCCTTGTGCTTGCTGGCCGCATTGATGCCGATCGCCATGTCAGGCATTTCCTGCAGGTAGCGCTGACCACCCTCCTTGGCCGCCGGCGGGCCGAAGACGCCGACATTGAGGCCCGTCGAGGTCACCTGATTGATGTTCCATGAGCCATCGGGAAGGATCGCCGCGCGACCGATCGTGAAGAGCTGCGTCATGTCGGCATATTGCAGGCTCGCCTGGCCTTTCGGCAGGAAAGCCTTCCAGGCCGCGAAGGCCTTGAAGGCTTCGACGAATTCCGGATCGGTCAGTTTCTTCGTACCATCGATCAGGCCGAGCCGGCCCTCTTCACCATTCCAGTAAGACGGGCCGATATTGTAGAGGCCGTTATAGGCGAGCTGCCAGGATTCGGCGGAACCATAGGCAAGCGGTTCGTACTTGCCGCTGTCCTTGATCTTCTGCAGCACCTTGACGAACTCATCAGCCGTCTTCGGCACCTCGAGGCCCAGTTCCTTGAAAATATCGATATTATAGTAGAAGCCGGCGAGCACCGCGGCGACGGGCAGGCAATAGGGCGCACCCTTTGCATCCGTCCAGGCGGCTTTCGATGTCTCGTCGAAATTCTTGATCGCATCGAAATCGGCAAGCGAGTCGAAATAACCGCGACCGATCCATTCGCGATTGACGTCGAAGGGACGGCAGGTCAGGAGATCCGGGCCGGCGCCAGCCTCAATCTGGGATTGCATTGCTGCGTTATATTCATTGGTGTTGACCGGCGCGAACTCGACTTTGATGCCGGGATTTTTGGCTTCGAAGGCGGGTATGATCTTGTCTTGCCAGACAGCAATGTCTTCCGTCCGCCAGCTGCCGAGCTTGATCGTGACATCTTCTGCCAGCGCACTGCCGGCCATCATCAGGGCCGCGACTGACACCAAGGCGCCGTTCAGCAATTCATGCCTTGAAAGCATTTGATAATCTCCCATTCTCGTCGCTTGAAACTGCTCCCGTCCCGGCTCATTACAGGATCGTCCGGGGATTGATGACGGACGATACCTCTCAATACCAGTTGTGACAAGTTATATTTTTTATTTCCAGTTTTTGTCTTATGTGGTATTCGATCGAAAAGGATGGCGCGATCCATCGCGATAGATCGAGGGATGAAACATGATTGGTGTCGGACTGCTGGGGTCGGGGTTTATCGGCGAATGTTATGCCGACGCGCTGCTTGATGTGCGCAATGCGGAGTTGCGCGCCTGCTTTTCCCGCAGCACCGCCCGCGCTAGTGAATTTGCGCAAAAATGGAACGTGACTGCTCATTCCGACATGGATGGTCTCTGCGCCGATCCGGCCGTCGACATCGTGATCATCGCGCTCCCGAACGAAATCCATCTCGAAGCGACGAGAACCGCCGCCAGGCACGGGAAGGCGGTCATCTGCACCAAGCCGCTCGCCCGCACGGAGGCCGAGGCGGCAGTCATGCTCAAGGTGGTGATCGAAGCGGGTATCTGGCACGGATATGCCGAAAGCTCGGTCTTTTCTCCCAATACCGCCAAGGCCTACGAGATGGTGAAGGCCGGCGGCATCGGCAGGCTTTTGACGATGCGCGCCCGCGAAGCCCATTCCGGCCCGCATGCTCCGCATTTCTGGGACGCCGAAACGGCGGGCGGTGGCGCCTTGCTTGACATGGGATGCCACACTGTAGAATCAGCAAGACACTTCTTCGGCAAGGATAATCCCGTAACCGAAGTCATGGCCTGGGGTTCGACGATGGTGCACGGCGACAAGACGACCGGCGAGGACGCCGCGATCGCCCTCCTGAAGTTTGCAGGCGGAGAGTTGGCGACCATCGAATCGTCCTGGATCGAAAAGGGCGGCATGCAGTTGCGCCACGAACTCGTCGGCTCTGAAGGCCGCATCGTGACGGACAGCTCCGTCGGCCCCGTCTGGGGCTTCGTCGGAAAGCCGGTGGGCTACACGGTCGAAAAGGCGGATGCCGAAACCGGGTGGGTCTATCCCGTGCCCGAGGAGACCCGCGCCTATGGTTTCTCCCAGCAGATGCGCCATTTCATCGATTGTTTTGCGGCCGGCAGAACCCCGTCCGAAACCTATGAAGACGGTGTGATCGTCAACAGGATCATCGATGCCTGCTATCGATCCATGAAAACCAGGCAGTGGGAAAAGGTTGCGGTGGGCCTATGATCGGAATTGAAGGCCAGGCGGCTCCCTTGCAGTCGGATTCTCCGGAACCGTTGTGGCAGCAGGCTGCAAAGGCGATCATGAAGGAAATCGCTGCGGGCAAACTGGTCTCGGGAAGCCGGTTGCCGCCGGAGCGCGATCTCCTGACGCGGCTTTCGATCAGCCGCGTGACGCTGCGACGCGCTTTGCAGAGTCTGGTGACGGACGGCGTGCTGGTCTCTTCGCACGGCCGCGGCTGGTATATTGCGACGGAAGCGCATCAGGAATTCCCGCAGACGCTGGAATCCTTCAGCGAGACGGCTGCCCGCCTTGGCCTTGCACCATCATCGGAGGTGCTGCGGGCCGAAGAGGCGCCGGCGAGCCTCGACGAGGCGGAAGAACTCGGCATCGCACCCGGTGGGCCGGTCTTTCATCTCGATCGTGTCCGGATGCTCGACGGCGTACCTGTGGCAGTCGATCAGTCGTTCTTTCCGTCAATCCGCGGGCTCGACATGTCCGCGATCGACTTCAAGACGGCGTCGCTGTTTCGCCTTCTGAGCGGAGCGGGCTTCGACCTTGCCCGCGCAGAATCGACAATCGAGGCGCAGGCGGCGGACAAGACGCTCGCCCGGCATCTCGGCATCGAACAGGGCATGCCGATCCTTGCCATGCGCCAGTTGGTCGAAGACGGCAATGGACGTCCGGTCATGGCCTCGACGATCCGTTATGCCGGCGACCGCTATCGCCTGCGCACCTCCTTTTCACGCACCGGTAAAGCGGGCAGCTGAGGCCGCCTTTCAAGGCGCACGACAGCCGGCAATATGTTGCGCCGGCGCATGAATTCAGGACCAGGGAGAAGGCCGGAATGGTCAAGGGTTATATTTCGCTTGCCGAAGCGCGCGCTTCGCAGGCGAGCGCGCTCGAAAGAGCAATTGCCGAAATCGGTAAAGAAGTCACAACCGCATCCGAGGCATTCAAAGGCCCCGGCCCCATCTTCGTGGGCATCGGCGCAAGCTTTGCGGCCTGCTCGGCCGCGGTCTGGGCGCTGCGTTCGCGCGGCATCCACTCGTGGCGCCTCAACGGAGGCGAATATCCGGTCCCCTTCCCGGCCTCGAGCCATCCCGTCATCGCCGTCTCGCAGAGCGGCAAGAGCACCGAGACGCTTGCGGTTCTCGATTCGATCGACCGCAGCCTTCGCATGTCGGTGGTCAATGCCAAGGGCTCGCCGGTCGCCACCGCCTCGTCGACCAATATATCGCTCGGCGCCATTCCAGACAGCTATGCCTCGACGATTGGCTATACCGCCACGATCGCAGCCCTCGGCATGATTGCCGAAGCTTGGGATGGCGGCGCAGCCGATCCGAGTTGGGCTGATCTTCCGGCCGCCTTCCGCCAGTTGGAAAGCGAGCTTTCGCAACAGATCGGCGCGATTCTTTCGCGCATGGAAAATGCCGCCTATGTCGACTGCGCGGCGATCGCGTCTTCCGCCGGTTCGGCGGAAGTCGGCTCGCTTCTGCTGCGCGAGATTTCCCGCATCCCGTCGACCGGCATGTCGACCCGCCAATATCTTCATGGCGCCATGGAATCGGCCGGAAAGGGCGTGCATATTCTCTTCGGCGACGAGCGGGAGGCAGTACTGGCGACGACACTGACAAAGGCCGGCCATCATACGATCCTCGCCGGCCCAGTGCAGGCTGAGGCGAACGAATGGCTGACCTATATTGCGCTGCCGCGCGTGTCGGTGACCCAGCGACCGATCCTTGAGGCGCTCATCATGCAGACCATTGCAGTGGAGACGGCCGTTGCGCGAGGGCTCGACCCCGACGCTTTCGTCTTCCACCACAACGACACCAAGGTGGCCTGACCATGACTGGCAAAACATGCCTCGTCGCGCTCGATGTCGGCGGAACCAAGACGCATCTGGTCGTCGAGACGCTGGCGGGCGATCGCATCCTCGATACGGTCATCAGCAGCCATGACTGGGATGCAGAACCCGCGGCTCATGGCGCCGATTGGCTGGCCGCACGGCTGAAAGCCAATCTGCCTTCAGATATTGCCGCCGCCTCGATCGCCTTCGGTGCGCAAGGCATCAACCGCGCGGATACCGCGCGGGCGCTCGAAGCGGCCCTGCTCGATCGCGGCTACCGCGTTCATGCCGTCAATGACGCAGCGCTCATCGTGCCCGCTGCCGGCTTTGCGGCCGGCATCGGCGTCATCGCCGGCACAGGCGCGATCGCGGTTGGAACGGATCCTGACGGACAGCCGCTGTCGGCAGGCGGCTGGGGATGCGTGATCGGTGACGAAGGCGGGGCAGCCGCCCTCGTGCGCGAGGCGACACGCGCGGCGCTCAAGGCGCATGACGAAGGTCGGCCTGATGACGGACTGCTCTCCGCCCTGATCCAGGATTTCGACGTCGAGGATGCAGAGCGGCTGACCCGCAAGGTCAATGACGACCCGACGGCCGAGAACTGGGCGCCGCACTGCGCTGCCATCTTCGATGCGGCGGACCGGGGATCGCTGCTTGCAGAAAAGGTCATCGCTCAGGGCGCCGCCGATCTTGCCGCACTTGTCGGCCAACTCAGAAATCGCGGCGCCACCGGCAATGACGTGGTGGTCGCGGGAAGCGTCATCGTCAATCAGTCACGACTCTTCGAAGCGTTCAAGGTGGCGCTGCGTCAAGAGCATCCCCGGCTCGCGGTCCACAGACTGACAGTTTCTCCGGTCGAGGGCGCCCTGTTTCTTGCGCGTGCCGCGCTGAAGCCTGCGGCCCAATAAGTCCAACCGGTCATATCCTCCAAGCGGCCATCTAGAGGCCAGCCGGCCAATCCGGCTGGCCTCTTCAGTTTTGATTATGCGCCCTTCCAGACGAGCTTGGCATTGGCAAGTTCACGCGCGCCAAGGCCGCCCAATTCCCGCCCGAAACCCGAGCCCTTGACGCCGCCAAATGGCGCACGCGGATCGGAGCGCACGAAATCATTGATGAACACGGCGCCGGCTTCGATCCGAGACGCGACGCGCTCGGCGCGGTCCGGATTGCCGCTCCATACGGCCGCACCGAGACCGTATTCGGTGTCGTTCGCCAGCGCGACCGCCTCATCCTCGTCCTTGAAGCTGTAGAGCATGGCGACCGGGCCGAAGAATTCCTCGCGGGCTACCGCAGCATTCTTCGGCAGACCGAC includes:
- the ugpB gene encoding sn-glycerol-3-phosphate ABC transporter substrate-binding protein UgpB, producing MNKAACYLSAGLLSLSLSAPAMAATKIQWWHAMGGENGAKLEEIAKGFNASQSDYEIVPVFKGTYDETLTGAIAAFRANQQPAIVQVYEVGTGTMMAAQGAIYPVYQLMKDEGEAWDQSQFIAPVVGYYSDTNGNVLSLPFNSSTPIMYYNKDIFKKAGLDPETPPKTWADVEAFSRKIMQSGAAKCGFTSAWISWIQTENLNALHDKPYSTKANGFGGLDAEFTFNNDLTVRHWDNLKKWQDEGLFKFGGPGGGDNAPPMFYSQECAMYMNSSAGRAGVVNNAKGFEVGFAPLPYYNDVIQQPLNSIIGGATLWTLKGRPEEEYKGVAKFYTYLQKPEVQADWHQFSGYLPITEAAYKLGQDQGYYAKNPGSDIGIKQLTRVTPTENSKGIRFGNYVQVRGIIDDEFAALLSGKKTAKEALDSVVTRGNEQLRDFQSANQ
- a CDS encoding carbohydrate ABC transporter permease; its protein translation is MLSSSKVSSTFYGTSRHRMLLDRLIVHGLLIFFVLLALGPICVVILNSFKTTPAIFGGPFDLPTAATFSVDGYIRVFTRGNFLLNYRNSLIVTVSTIVLTVVLSALAAYGLTEYRLKITPVIAALFVVGIMLPIRLGTVPILKIMITWGLVDTLTALILVYTAMSIPIAVTLMMAYFRTVPTEIKEAARMDGAGEFRTFRIVLPVVKPGLAAVATLTMLPVWNDLWFPLILAPGKANQTVTLGVQQFVGQFLSDYPALLAALTLGVVPLVALYVIFSRQFIRGLSQGVGK
- a CDS encoding sugar ABC transporter permease — protein: MTRPATARWSLFLFVLPALAIYLAFAVLPLAASIVMSFFDTDSPGGRVFVGMANYYYLFTHPVTSARFWNALMNNCEFFLIHLIVEVPIGLLMAGLLTSGLLGRSEGIYRTLLFVPATLSVVIVGFIWRLIINPLWGLVGFPLLGNEMTALPTISLMSVWQYVGIPMLFLYSALLAVPEDIIEAARLDGAGNWRIFWKIKFPLIAPQFGLIVILTYIWTFNGFDLIFALNGSAPGPNYSTDILGTLFYRTFFGSSGQVADLDLGATVATVIFVIILLVTGAYFWLVQRRLQAHQI
- a CDS encoding ABC transporter substrate-binding protein, which codes for MLSRHELLNGALVSVAALMMAGSALAEDVTIKLGSWRTEDIAVWQDKIIPAFEAKNPGIKVEFAPVNTNEYNAAMQSQIEAGAGPDLLTCRPFDVNREWIGRGYFDSLADFDAIKNFDETSKAAWTDAKGAPYCLPVAAVLAGFYYNIDIFKELGLEVPKTADEFVKVLQKIKDSGKYEPLAYGSAESWQLAYNGLYNIGPSYWNGEEGRLGLIDGTKKLTDPEFVEAFKAFAAWKAFLPKGQASLQYADMTQLFTIGRAAILPDGSWNINQVTSTGLNVGVFGPPAAKEGGQRYLQEMPDMAIGINAASKHKDAAKTFLAWLGTPEFQELYVNAAPGFFAMSSTPVAYTNALAQKFADLKTGAKLTPRLALDRLSAGNPPLDDEIWRVLQTMMIGDDVTPEKAAAELQAGLASWYAPQKK
- a CDS encoding Gfo/Idh/MocA family oxidoreductase; the encoded protein is MIGVGLLGSGFIGECYADALLDVRNAELRACFSRSTARASEFAQKWNVTAHSDMDGLCADPAVDIVIIALPNEIHLEATRTAARHGKAVICTKPLARTEAEAAVMLKVVIEAGIWHGYAESSVFSPNTAKAYEMVKAGGIGRLLTMRAREAHSGPHAPHFWDAETAGGGALLDMGCHTVESARHFFGKDNPVTEVMAWGSTMVHGDKTTGEDAAIALLKFAGGELATIESSWIEKGGMQLRHELVGSEGRIVTDSSVGPVWGFVGKPVGYTVEKADAETGWVYPVPEETRAYGFSQQMRHFIDCFAAGRTPSETYEDGVIVNRIIDACYRSMKTRQWEKVAVGL
- a CDS encoding GntR family transcriptional regulator; this translates as MIGIEGQAAPLQSDSPEPLWQQAAKAIMKEIAAGKLVSGSRLPPERDLLTRLSISRVTLRRALQSLVTDGVLVSSHGRGWYIATEAHQEFPQTLESFSETAARLGLAPSSEVLRAEEAPASLDEAEELGIAPGGPVFHLDRVRMLDGVPVAVDQSFFPSIRGLDMSAIDFKTASLFRLLSGAGFDLARAESTIEAQAADKTLARHLGIEQGMPILAMRQLVEDGNGRPVMASTIRYAGDRYRLRTSFSRTGKAGS